One window of Polynucleobacter sp. HIN5 genomic DNA carries:
- a CDS encoding MFS transporter: MSILKGNTPWMLVAQVGALLGFAAYAVTLTTLQGEWGLSNFESGLIASAFFVGYIAVVPFATALTDQMDARRIYMTGSLLAIAGQLGMGFIASGFISACACMMVSGAGLAATYMPGLKILSDRAIQGEITRHIAFYTAFFGVGTGFSYVISGWILDLGDWHHVYRWVALGPACSLLIVLVLIQPTRHSHWQDNIRIDWRNIFPIRKWQQVLQNRNASGYILGYTVHSLELFASRSWLVAFFILSTQLSGEQFILAATTLAGVINFFGVPASIMGNELALRVGRQQWVCIVMITSAIFGVALAYSMGHASWIILALAIGHAIFIMADSATLTAGLVTSADEKLKGAAMGLHSLMGFGGGLLGPAIFGFVLDLTGSQSDRVSWIWAYASIVVWGVLFVIYERRKGWVR, encoded by the coding sequence ATGAGCATTCTGAAAGGGAATACACCATGGATGTTGGTAGCCCAAGTCGGTGCTCTATTAGGCTTTGCTGCATATGCTGTGACCCTAACCACTTTGCAAGGCGAGTGGGGCCTCTCTAATTTTGAATCCGGTCTAATTGCCAGTGCATTCTTTGTTGGATATATCGCAGTAGTACCATTTGCCACGGCGCTAACCGATCAGATGGATGCACGGCGTATTTATATGACTGGAAGTTTGTTAGCGATTGCGGGTCAATTGGGAATGGGCTTTATCGCCAGTGGCTTTATCAGCGCTTGCGCTTGTATGATGGTGAGCGGCGCTGGGTTAGCAGCTACCTATATGCCAGGTCTCAAAATCCTTTCCGATCGAGCTATTCAAGGGGAAATCACCCGCCATATTGCGTTTTATACGGCGTTCTTTGGGGTTGGCACCGGCTTCTCCTACGTCATCTCAGGGTGGATCCTCGATTTGGGTGACTGGCATCATGTTTACCGTTGGGTCGCTTTGGGTCCAGCATGCTCGCTCCTGATCGTATTGGTGCTGATTCAGCCAACACGTCATTCTCACTGGCAAGACAATATAAGGATTGATTGGCGTAATATTTTTCCGATCCGGAAGTGGCAACAAGTTTTGCAAAATCGCAATGCCTCAGGATATATCCTCGGATATACCGTTCATTCGCTTGAACTCTTTGCGTCTCGTAGTTGGTTGGTTGCTTTTTTTATCCTGAGCACCCAACTCTCAGGTGAGCAATTTATTCTGGCAGCCACGACGCTAGCCGGAGTGATTAATTTCTTTGGGGTGCCGGCCTCGATTATGGGTAATGAGCTCGCCCTGAGGGTGGGTCGTCAACAATGGGTGTGTATCGTAATGATCACCAGTGCTATTTTTGGGGTTGCTCTCGCTTACTCCATGGGGCATGCCAGTTGGATTATTTTGGCACTGGCGATTGGCCACGCTATTTTTATCATGGCAGATTCTGCGACGCTGACCGCAGGGCTGGTGACGAGCGCTGATGAGAAGCTCAAGGGAGCAGCAATGGGCTTGCACTCGCTTATGGGTTTTGGGGGTGGATTATTAGGCCCAGCCATCTTTGGCTTTGTACTTGATCTCACTGGATCCCAGTCCGATCGAGTTTCTTGGATCTGGGCTTATGCTTCGATCGTCGTTTGGGGAGTCTTATTTGTGATCTATGAGCGTCGTAAGGGCTGGGTCCGCTAA
- a CDS encoding universal stress protein, whose protein sequence is MFRNLIVPVDGSDVNMKSLKKVAELAKADGAKVTLVYVSDPLPPIAYADSTMGVAFTDTEHKKTCEAFAKKVLAKSAEKLGKGLVIDTRHVFHVNLYEGIIEAAKKSKGDVIVMASHKNTGLKGIMLGSETHAVIVHTKLPVLVLG, encoded by the coding sequence ATGTTTCGTAATTTAATCGTACCCGTTGATGGTAGTGATGTGAATATGAAATCGCTCAAGAAAGTAGCTGAGTTAGCAAAAGCAGATGGCGCAAAAGTGACTTTAGTTTACGTGTCTGATCCATTGCCTCCGATTGCATATGCGGATAGCACCATGGGAGTGGCTTTTACTGATACCGAACACAAAAAGACCTGTGAGGCCTTTGCAAAAAAAGTGTTGGCTAAATCTGCTGAAAAATTGGGCAAAGGATTAGTAATTGATACCCGCCATGTTTTTCATGTCAATCTATATGAAGGAATTATCGAAGCCGCCAAGAAATCAAAAGGCGATGTGATTGTGATGGCATCCCATAAAAATACTGGCCTCAAAGGGATTATGCTTGGCAGTGAAACCCATGCCGTGATCGTGCACACCAAATTGCCAGTATTGGTTTTAGGCTAG
- a CDS encoding ABC transporter permease codes for MRTSSILLALALSLPILGLILAALLGQPTPIVSDGIVAESTLTHLWNYVLTDYIVTTILLCLGVGIGVFVLGVGNAWLVANYQFPGKAIFEWALILPLAVPAYVMAYLFVDFLQYAGPVQTMLREDLGLTWALPDPRSLGGAMWTFSMCLYPYVYLVARTSFLDRSARFMEVAETLGYTSVEAFMKLVLPMARPAIFTGVALALMEVLADFGAVSYFGLQTFATGIFKAWLSFGDRSAAVHLSLMLLSFVLIVFYWERHNRARQRYALANTNTRPAIPKRLVGSHALYAFLFCALTLFFAFVLPMAVLFDLLSEQGLEADPRYWGWLKNSLSLSAFTAILAVFCALFLAYAARLTQSKTLQGVNRLLTVGYALPGAVLGVGILSLLGLLDIAWLMSISVGILVYAYLIRFLSAGLQSIETGLTRITPAMDGTAALLGARPMEMIWRIHLPLLRRSVLTALLFVFVDVMKELPATLLLRPFNLDTLAVATYQLAADERLAELALPALSIVLVGLLPVILLSRAIAQKR; via the coding sequence ATGCGTACTAGCTCCATTCTCTTAGCCCTCGCTCTCAGTCTTCCGATTCTGGGGTTGATCTTGGCAGCTCTATTGGGGCAGCCTACCCCCATCGTATCCGATGGGATAGTCGCCGAGAGTACGCTAACTCATCTCTGGAACTACGTGCTGACCGATTACATTGTCACGACGATCCTGTTGTGTTTAGGCGTTGGTATCGGCGTCTTTGTATTGGGCGTTGGTAATGCGTGGCTAGTAGCGAACTATCAATTTCCAGGAAAGGCAATCTTTGAATGGGCCTTGATCCTGCCCCTTGCAGTTCCTGCCTATGTGATGGCCTATTTATTTGTGGATTTCTTACAGTATGCTGGTCCCGTGCAAACCATGTTGCGTGAGGATTTGGGCCTTACCTGGGCATTGCCCGATCCGCGCTCTTTGGGTGGGGCGATGTGGACCTTCTCCATGTGTTTGTATCCCTATGTTTATTTAGTGGCTCGTACTTCTTTTTTAGATCGCAGTGCACGATTTATGGAGGTTGCCGAGACCTTGGGATATACCAGTGTGGAAGCATTCATGAAGCTGGTATTACCCATGGCTAGACCCGCAATTTTTACTGGTGTTGCTCTGGCGCTCATGGAAGTGCTAGCCGACTTTGGCGCGGTATCGTACTTTGGCTTGCAAACCTTTGCGACCGGCATTTTTAAGGCTTGGTTATCGTTTGGGGATCGTAGTGCTGCAGTTCATTTATCCCTCATGCTCTTAAGTTTTGTCTTAATTGTGTTTTATTGGGAGCGTCACAATCGAGCTAGGCAACGCTATGCCCTCGCTAACACCAATACCCGACCTGCGATCCCAAAACGCTTAGTCGGTTCGCATGCGCTCTACGCATTTTTATTCTGCGCCTTAACCCTATTTTTTGCATTTGTTTTGCCAATGGCCGTTTTATTTGATCTTCTAAGCGAGCAGGGGCTAGAGGCTGATCCGCGCTATTGGGGGTGGTTAAAAAATTCCTTAAGCTTATCCGCGTTTACTGCGATATTGGCTGTATTCTGCGCACTCTTTTTGGCGTATGCGGCACGCCTCACTCAAAGTAAAACGTTGCAAGGGGTTAATCGCTTGCTTACGGTTGGCTATGCCTTGCCGGGTGCAGTTTTGGGAGTCGGTATTTTGTCTCTATTGGGTTTATTGGATATTGCTTGGTTGATGTCGATAAGCGTTGGGATACTAGTTTACGCCTATCTCATTCGCTTTTTATCGGCAGGCTTGCAAAGTATTGAGACTGGCCTGACCCGTATTACCCCAGCGATGGATGGGACCGCTGCGCTCTTGGGCGCCAGGCCGATGGAGATGATTTGGCGGATTCATCTGCCATTACTAAGACGCAGTGTCTTAACTGCTCTGTTATTTGTGTTTGTGGATGTCATGAAAGAGCTACCAGCCACCTTGCTATTGCGACCATTTAACTTAGACACCTTGGCGGTCGCTACCTATCAATTAGCAGCCGATGAGCGTCTGGCCGAATTAGCCTTACCTGCCTTAAGCATTGTTTTAGTTGGTCTTTTGCCGGTGATCTTGCTATCGAGGGCCATTGCTCAGAAACGTTAA
- a CDS encoding SDR family oxidoreductase, translating to MPTNSNPLRVALVTGAGTGIGKAAAKALLSDGFSVVLTGRNLERLQKAINDIGGNESNCLAVACDVGKPEDVKALFGKLKDQFGRIDVLFNNAGMGAPAIPMDELSYEQWMNVVNSNLCGAFLCAQEAMRMMKAQSPQGGRIINNGSISAHAPRPNTAPYTATKHAITGLTKSIALDGRPFNINCGQIDIGNAATEMTERMANGIMQADGSIKVEPRMDVDHVGQAVLQMAKLPPESNILFMTIMASKMPFVGRG from the coding sequence ATGCCAACGAACTCAAACCCCCTGCGTGTTGCTCTGGTTACCGGTGCTGGAACTGGTATTGGTAAGGCTGCTGCCAAAGCCCTGCTATCGGATGGATTCTCGGTCGTGCTTACTGGGCGTAATCTAGAACGTTTGCAAAAAGCAATTAACGATATTGGTGGAAACGAAAGCAATTGTTTAGCAGTCGCCTGTGATGTAGGCAAACCCGAAGATGTAAAAGCGTTGTTTGGGAAGCTAAAAGATCAATTCGGCCGCATTGATGTCCTTTTCAATAACGCAGGAATGGGTGCGCCTGCTATTCCTATGGATGAACTCAGTTATGAGCAGTGGATGAATGTCGTCAATAGCAATCTATGTGGTGCCTTCTTGTGCGCCCAAGAGGCTATGCGGATGATGAAAGCCCAGTCACCTCAGGGCGGTCGCATCATTAATAACGGTTCGATCTCAGCCCATGCTCCACGACCCAATACTGCCCCTTATACCGCGACCAAACATGCGATTACTGGCCTGACCAAATCCATCGCCCTCGATGGCAGGCCATTTAATATTAACTGCGGTCAAATTGATATTGGCAATGCCGCTACTGAAATGACCGAGCGTATGGCGAATGGCATTATGCAGGCCGACGGCTCGATCAAAGTCGAGCCGCGGATGGATGTTGATCATGTTGGGCAGGCTGTTTTACAGATGGCTAAACTGCCGCCCGAAAGCAATATCTTGTTCATGACCATCATGGCCAGCAAGATGCCATTTGTGGGTCGCGGTTAG
- a CDS encoding 2OG-Fe dioxygenase family protein, translated as MLLPPFTPFDQLQHSLQERGYAVISPDSLSQLVRVPLKDLGALKTHWNDLPRDPYLKDGGRYRFRRHASYWIHQGTLELAPHRAHWQSPDYNALHGGIERWFEPLEPELQNNSTWQQLMLGISQLFPVSPKWFVEAHPFRIDTSDGIGRPTPEGAHRDGVDYVVVILVDRVGVKGGETRIFEAQGSIGLRFTLQDSWTALVLNDAKMIHETTPIQPIGAHGYRDTLVITFRHNGFQELSNRQDQ; from the coding sequence ATGCTGCTTCCCCCATTTACCCCATTTGATCAACTGCAGCATTCCTTGCAAGAGCGGGGCTATGCGGTGATATCCCCCGATAGCCTGAGCCAATTAGTGAGGGTCCCCCTCAAGGATCTGGGGGCATTGAAGACCCATTGGAATGATCTGCCGCGCGATCCGTACTTAAAAGACGGGGGGCGCTATCGGTTTCGGCGTCATGCTAGCTATTGGATTCATCAAGGAACTCTTGAATTAGCACCCCATCGTGCCCATTGGCAATCGCCTGATTACAACGCTCTGCATGGCGGGATCGAGCGTTGGTTTGAGCCTCTAGAGCCCGAATTGCAGAACAACTCTACTTGGCAACAATTAATGCTGGGGATCTCGCAATTATTTCCGGTATCTCCAAAATGGTTTGTCGAGGCCCATCCTTTTCGGATCGATACCAGTGATGGTATCGGTCGCCCCACGCCTGAGGGAGCACATCGCGACGGTGTCGACTACGTTGTGGTGATTTTGGTGGATCGAGTGGGTGTCAAAGGCGGGGAGACCCGTATTTTTGAAGCACAAGGCTCGATTGGTTTGCGGTTTACCTTACAGGATTCTTGGACAGCCTTAGTTTTGAATGATGCGAAGATGATTCATGAGACCACACCAATTCAACCCATCGGAGCCCATGGCTATCGAGACACCTTGGTGATTACCTTTCGGCACAACGGTTTTCAAGAGCTTTCAAACCGGCAAGATCAATAA
- a CDS encoding extracellular solute-binding protein, which yields MQGIRSGFTSSIKKVSFILGLGFAISAPLSHAAEPNTVLNLYSARHYQTDESLYANFTKSTGIKINRIEADDNALIERLNSEGAKSPADVILLVDAARLWRAQVNGMFKPIQSKVLDQRIPANLRAKADPDGTTWFGFSTRARIIVYNKERMKPDDVNTYEKLADSINKGKVCTRSGSHPYMLSLVGALIERDGTAATEKWAKGMVANMARAPKGGDTDQIRAVASGECAVALTNSYYLARLMRSTKPEDIAVVAKVGHIWPNQNAGGVHINISGGGVAKNAPNPQAAVKFLEYLASDAAQVYLADGNNEWPVVAGVKVDNPALKALGPYQVEKVSIAAIGRNQVAAQRILDQAGYR from the coding sequence ATGCAAGGAATTCGCTCAGGCTTCACATCTTCAATCAAGAAGGTATCTTTCATACTTGGTTTGGGTTTTGCAATTAGTGCCCCACTTAGCCATGCGGCTGAGCCTAATACAGTTCTTAATTTGTACTCCGCGCGTCATTATCAAACCGATGAATCGCTCTATGCCAACTTCACAAAAAGTACTGGTATCAAGATTAACCGGATTGAGGCAGACGACAATGCTTTGATTGAGCGCTTGAATAGCGAAGGTGCCAAAAGCCCAGCCGATGTGATCTTGCTTGTTGATGCAGCACGATTGTGGCGTGCTCAGGTCAATGGCATGTTTAAGCCGATTCAGTCTAAGGTATTGGATCAGCGCATACCAGCCAACCTGCGTGCTAAGGCTGATCCGGATGGAACCACCTGGTTTGGATTTTCAACGCGGGCACGTATTATTGTGTACAACAAAGAGCGCATGAAACCCGATGATGTGAATACCTATGAGAAATTGGCTGATTCCATCAATAAAGGGAAGGTATGCACTCGTTCGGGCTCACACCCCTATATGTTGTCATTGGTGGGCGCTCTGATTGAGCGTGATGGCACTGCGGCTACTGAGAAGTGGGCTAAAGGTATGGTTGCCAACATGGCGCGTGCACCCAAAGGTGGCGATACCGATCAAATCCGTGCTGTCGCATCAGGTGAGTGTGCCGTTGCTTTAACCAACTCATACTATTTGGCACGTCTAATGCGCTCGACCAAGCCTGAGGATATCGCGGTGGTTGCTAAAGTGGGTCATATTTGGCCCAATCAAAATGCCGGTGGTGTGCACATCAATATTTCTGGGGGAGGGGTAGCCAAGAACGCTCCCAATCCCCAAGCAGCCGTTAAGTTTTTAGAGTATCTAGCCAGCGATGCGGCGCAGGTCTATCTGGCCGATGGTAATAACGAATGGCCGGTGGTGGCGGGCGTAAAAGTCGATAATCCTGCTTTAAAAGCGCTCGGACCTTATCAAGTCGAAAAAGTGTCGATCGCTGCCATTGGCCGTAATCAAGTAGCGGCGCAGCGTATCTTGGATCAAGCAGGCTATCGCTAG
- a CDS encoding DUF2177 family protein, which produces MRLVLTKMLKYFIPYFAFLFCLLVIDLIWLLGIAKGLYRSEMGSLMSPNPNLMAALGFYLLYGLGALIFVIHPALQKQMWLDALIYGALFGFFCYMTYNLTNLAVIRDFPSKLAIVDIVWGSFLTATCSVFAYGITQRLGDWFKG; this is translated from the coding sequence GTGCGACTGGTTCTGACCAAAATGCTCAAGTATTTCATCCCCTATTTTGCCTTCCTGTTTTGTCTCTTAGTGATTGATTTAATTTGGTTATTAGGAATTGCCAAAGGCCTGTATCGCAGTGAAATGGGTTCCCTCATGTCCCCCAATCCCAATCTGATGGCCGCTTTAGGCTTTTATCTGTTGTATGGTCTTGGCGCATTGATCTTTGTGATTCATCCCGCCCTCCAAAAGCAGATGTGGTTGGATGCATTGATTTATGGAGCGCTTTTTGGATTCTTTTGCTATATGACCTATAACCTCACCAATCTGGCCGTGATTCGTGATTTTCCAAGTAAGCTCGCTATCGTTGATATCGTTTGGGGTAGTTTCTTAACGGCAACATGTTCGGTGTTTGCGTATGGAATTACCCAGCGCTTAGGGGATTGGTTCAAAGGCTAA
- a CDS encoding DMT family transporter: MQSGFYLSIILASLGAILFAAKAIVVKFSYQYGATADVVLTLRMVFSLPIFWLAVWWNQRATLPQPLIRKDVIKVCAIGLLGYFLSSYLDFLGLHYISAGLERVILYLTPAIVLVLSKFFLKKEIDRRQYWAMVVAYLGIMMVFMHDIELNNHGAVVLGSILVFLAAAVYSIYLIFAGELVGRVGSIRLVALASASATVATCIQSLVLGVDQLFVQQPEVYYFALVNALFCTFMPMLFIMMAVNRIGSSLTAQAGTIGPVGTAFLGWYFLSEPVSTLQLAGIVVVLIGIAILLSIGNKPNQNPTPSE, translated from the coding sequence GTGCAGTCCGGTTTTTATCTTTCAATCATTCTGGCGAGTTTAGGTGCCATACTATTTGCCGCCAAAGCGATTGTGGTGAAATTTTCTTACCAATATGGTGCGACTGCGGATGTTGTTCTGACACTCCGCATGGTGTTTTCACTCCCCATCTTTTGGTTAGCTGTTTGGTGGAACCAGAGAGCCACATTACCACAGCCCCTCATTAGGAAAGATGTAATCAAAGTTTGCGCGATTGGCTTATTGGGATACTTTTTATCAAGCTATCTGGATTTTCTGGGATTGCATTACATCTCTGCGGGATTAGAGCGCGTAATTTTGTATTTAACGCCCGCAATAGTGTTGGTACTCTCAAAATTCTTTCTAAAAAAAGAGATTGATCGCAGGCAGTATTGGGCGATGGTGGTTGCTTATTTAGGAATCATGATGGTATTTATGCATGATATCGAGCTCAATAATCATGGCGCAGTCGTCTTGGGAAGTATTTTGGTATTTCTAGCAGCCGCGGTTTATTCCATCTACTTAATTTTTGCTGGCGAGTTAGTTGGACGCGTGGGCAGCATCCGATTAGTAGCGCTTGCGAGTGCATCTGCCACTGTTGCAACCTGTATTCAGTCTCTCGTCCTAGGGGTAGACCAACTCTTTGTACAACAGCCCGAGGTGTATTACTTTGCTCTCGTCAATGCCTTGTTTTGTACCTTCATGCCCATGCTCTTTATTATGATGGCAGTTAACCGGATTGGTTCAAGTTTGACCGCTCAGGCAGGCACCATTGGCCCAGTGGGAACGGCATTCTTGGGTTGGTATTTCCTGAGTGAGCCGGTGAGTACATTACAGCTCGCTGGTATTGTGGTTGTGCTAATTGGGATTGCGATCCTGCTATCAATTGGCAACAAGCCCAATCAAAATCCAACCCCATCCGAGTAG
- a CDS encoding SulP family inorganic anion transporter: protein MAFFQPAILDSFSGYSRQQFSRDVLAGITVGVIALPLAMAFAIASGLKPEAGIFAAIIGGLIVALFGGTKVQIAGPAGAFIVIVYAIVDRYGVANLLLATTLSGVFLFLMGLFRLGTLVRFIPIAVIVGFTNGIAVLIILSQIKDFFGLQIPQLPSQFFSMVQTLIDRATTWSPATLALSVSSLIFLILWRLFNKRIGKLGMIPGTIWVLVLATLVTTIFSLPVETIGTRFGGIPSGLPSPQWQGITWESAQLVIAPAMTLALLGAIESLLCARIADGLTHERHRPNQELMGQGIANFVMPFFGGMPVTGTIARTVTNIDSGARTPISAIVHSITLLLIIVLAAPLAKNIPLACLAAILIFIAWNMGDWKKFIDVQQFRLPYRITMISVFLLTVTVDLTVAVQVGLILAFITFVYRISSLSRIENAPIADFPFLDGQEDKVAAYRIYGALFFGAIQLLEKIEQRLPQCAVLLDFKNVIYMDATGMDSLMEFMHHCQTQGVSIYICGLNHQTHDIALRSGLYDKMSSEYFCHDLASGLQKARNTFLMS, encoded by the coding sequence ATGGCTTTCTTTCAACCAGCCATCCTTGATTCGTTTAGCGGGTATTCACGTCAACAGTTCTCACGGGATGTACTCGCTGGTATCACGGTAGGAGTGATTGCACTACCACTGGCGATGGCATTTGCGATTGCCAGTGGCTTAAAGCCTGAAGCTGGGATCTTTGCTGCCATTATTGGAGGATTGATTGTCGCCCTATTTGGCGGCACCAAAGTGCAAATTGCAGGACCAGCTGGTGCGTTTATTGTGATCGTCTATGCCATTGTTGATCGCTATGGGGTTGCCAATCTCTTACTAGCCACTACCCTTTCAGGCGTTTTTTTATTTCTGATGGGACTTTTTCGCTTAGGAACTCTAGTTCGCTTTATTCCAATTGCCGTGATTGTTGGCTTTACGAATGGCATTGCGGTTCTCATCATCCTCTCGCAAATTAAAGATTTCTTTGGTTTGCAAATTCCCCAATTGCCATCGCAATTTTTTAGTATGGTGCAAACACTCATTGATCGGGCTACCACCTGGAGTCCAGCGACGCTGGCTCTATCAGTATCAAGTCTGATCTTTCTGATTCTATGGCGACTGTTTAATAAGCGCATCGGTAAGCTGGGGATGATTCCGGGAACCATTTGGGTTCTAGTACTCGCAACTCTGGTGACCACCATCTTTTCGTTACCAGTGGAGACAATTGGCACTCGGTTTGGAGGGATCCCGTCTGGCCTTCCCAGCCCTCAATGGCAAGGAATTACTTGGGAGAGCGCTCAATTGGTGATTGCCCCAGCGATGACCCTAGCACTATTAGGCGCCATTGAATCCCTGCTCTGCGCTCGCATTGCCGATGGCTTAACCCATGAGCGCCATCGCCCTAATCAAGAGCTCATGGGCCAGGGGATTGCTAACTTTGTGATGCCCTTCTTTGGCGGTATGCCAGTCACGGGCACCATCGCCCGCACCGTCACCAATATTGATTCCGGCGCCAGAACGCCGATCTCGGCCATTGTTCACTCGATCACACTTCTCCTCATCATCGTATTAGCAGCGCCGCTAGCCAAAAATATACCCCTAGCATGCTTAGCCGCCATCCTGATTTTCATTGCTTGGAACATGGGGGATTGGAAAAAGTTCATCGATGTCCAACAATTTCGCCTACCCTATCGCATCACCATGATCAGTGTGTTTTTACTCACCGTCACAGTGGATTTAACAGTTGCTGTGCAGGTGGGATTAATCTTGGCGTTCATCACTTTTGTCTATCGAATTTCAAGTCTCTCTCGTATTGAGAATGCCCCCATCGCTGACTTTCCATTTCTTGACGGTCAAGAGGATAAGGTAGCGGCGTATCGCATTTATGGCGCCCTCTTTTTTGGAGCTATTCAGCTACTTGAGAAAATAGAGCAACGGCTGCCCCAATGTGCGGTGCTATTGGATTTTAAGAATGTAATTTATATGGATGCGACTGGGATGGATAGTTTGATGGAGTTCATGCACCATTGCCAAACCCAGGGTGTATCGATCTATATCTGTGGCTTAAATCATCAAACCCATGATATTGCGCTGCGCTCAGGCCTCTATGACAAGATGAGTTCGGAGTATTTCTGCCATGACCTCGCCAGTGGACTTCAAAAAGCCAGAAATACCTTTTTGATGTCTTAG
- a CDS encoding ABC transporter ATP-binding protein, with the protein MNSNPALISLENIAIEFPRQEGSGVIRIVNGLSFQLPKGDIACLLGHSGCGKSTVLRAICGFEPVQAGEIKIHGKTVSSPGIRVPPAERKVGMVFQDFALFPHLSVLENVMFGLRTGTAAERERVGMQWLERVALNDKAHAYPHELSGGQQQRVALARAMAPEPDLILLDEPFSNLDVDLRERLASEMRDILKANAVTALLVTHDQFEAFAIADHIGVMNEGKIIQWDTPYDLYHKPNTRYVAEFIGRGVFIKGKTQDGGAVEIELGQLQLEPGEELSPGKQIDVLLRADDIQHDDESPMQAEVVRKAFRGADFLYTLKLSSGQEVFAFVPSHHNHSIGEKIGIRLGADHVVTFKN; encoded by the coding sequence ATGAATTCCAATCCAGCACTAATTTCCCTCGAAAACATCGCCATTGAGTTTCCCAGGCAGGAAGGCTCAGGCGTGATTCGGATTGTGAATGGCCTCAGTTTCCAGCTCCCCAAAGGGGATATTGCGTGTCTCTTGGGCCACTCCGGCTGTGGTAAATCCACGGTATTGCGAGCGATTTGCGGCTTCGAACCCGTGCAAGCGGGAGAAATCAAGATTCATGGCAAAACGGTGAGCTCACCCGGTATTCGCGTTCCACCAGCAGAGCGCAAAGTTGGTATGGTCTTTCAAGACTTTGCCCTCTTCCCACACCTAAGTGTTCTTGAGAATGTCATGTTTGGGCTGCGCACAGGTACAGCTGCAGAGCGTGAGCGTGTTGGGATGCAGTGGTTAGAACGCGTTGCGCTAAATGACAAAGCCCATGCCTACCCTCATGAACTCTCTGGGGGGCAACAACAACGCGTGGCGCTCGCACGTGCCATGGCTCCTGAACCTGATCTCATCTTGCTCGATGAGCCCTTCTCCAACCTCGATGTTGATTTGCGCGAGCGTCTGGCCAGTGAGATGCGCGACATTTTGAAAGCCAATGCCGTCACTGCCCTACTCGTGACACACGATCAATTTGAAGCCTTTGCGATTGCGGATCACATCGGAGTGATGAATGAGGGCAAAATTATTCAGTGGGACACCCCCTACGATCTTTATCACAAGCCCAATACACGCTATGTGGCTGAGTTCATTGGTCGCGGTGTCTTTATCAAAGGCAAAACCCAAGATGGGGGCGCCGTTGAAATTGAACTGGGACAGTTGCAATTAGAGCCTGGCGAGGAACTGAGTCCTGGAAAACAAATTGATGTTCTCTTACGCGCCGATGATATTCAGCACGATGATGAAAGCCCCATGCAAGCCGAGGTGGTACGCAAAGCGTTTCGGGGGGCTGATTTTTTATATACCCTCAAACTTAGTTCAGGCCAAGAGGTATTTGCATTTGTCCCCAGCCACCATAACCATTCAATTGGTGAAAAGATTGGGATCCGCTTGGGTGCTGATCACGTGGTGACCTTTAAAAACTAA